A window of Fusarium falciforme chromosome 1, complete sequence genomic DNA:
CCTTCACCCTCAGAGCCGCCCAGCCCGCCGTGTCAAGATGGTACAGCGATGCGAAGGAGTCTGACTCTGCAAAGCCTgccgaggaggtcaagacggagaccaagaaggaggagaagagcgcCAATGGCGAGGCCGACTCTGTTgccgagctgaagaaggccctcgaggccaaggaggccgaggcccgAGACTGGAAGGTTAGTGACCCATCGACAAGTCACACAATCCCTCACATATACTAACTATACACTAGGACAAGTGCCTGCGCACTGTCGCCGACTTCCGCAACCTTCAAGAGCGCACCCAGCGTGAGGTCAAGACGGCCCGCGACTTTGCCATCCAAAAGTTCGCCAAGGATCTCGTCGACAGCGTCGATAACCTGGACCGCGCCCTGGGCATGGTGCcccaggagaagctcaacgtCGATGAGAAGCCCGAGCACCTTCAGGACCTCGCGAACCTGTACGAGGGTCTCAAGATGACCGAGGACATCCTCATGAGCACTCTCAAGAAGCATGGCCTCGAGCGCCTCAACCCTGAGGGCGACAAGTTCAACCCCAACGAGCAGGAGGCCACCTTCATGGCCCCCCAGCCCGACAAGGAGGACAACACCGTCTTCTTTGTCCAGCAGAAGGGCTTCAAGCTCAACGGCCGGGTGCTGCGCGCCGCCAAGGTCGGTGTCGTCAAGAACAACTAAACTACTCTAATGCCCGGGGGGAGGGATTCTTCCCGGGCCGCAATTGCGTGTACTATTAAAGGGTTATCGGTCGGCGTTGGCTCACAGTGTATAATGAATGCTCCTCTCATGATGACGGTTAAAAGATGCTGGGACAAAAGAAAAAGTTTACAAGAGCTGGGACCTTGTACATAAAGAAGATGTGTATAACACAGGCGAGCGGGGTCCAAGGCGGACTGAAGGGAAGTCGCTACTATTTCTTGCATGAAATGACCTTGGGGGATTTGGCTGTACCAACTTTGATCTCGGACTCTCTAGGATATACCCACCCAATGAAGATGTCGAGAGTATCTTGCTCACTCTGGTCCATATAATCATGTCTTGCCATTGTGGATGCTTCATGATATAACACAAACCTTGCCTCACAACACACCTCACAATAAGACACATacacacgcacgcacgcacaaACTGCTTTTAAAGATGTTTTCAAAAACCCTACCCCAACAACCCTATCGAGTGAACAGTGCCATACTacaaacaagaaaaaaaagaccaTCAACAAGTTGTAGAGGCATCTAGAAAGTGCTCTGCCCAGATGCCGCCCCAGTACAAAGAAATAGCCCGATTGTTGTCCTCCCTCCATCCTTGATCTTCTAAATCACTCCATAATCCCAATGCGTTGCGTGCCGTGCCATGCCAAACCATCATCCATCTGAACACCACTCTGTGTGTCCCCTATACCTCCGAGGCGATCCCCAGATGATCGAGGGAGCGCTTCCCAATAATCTCTGCCGGTTCACCTCCGAGGCTCATTCCCTCGTAGGATCTTCTGTCGATGTTGAACAGTGATAAAacagaaagagaaaaaaaaaaaggaaaagataACATAAAGTGCAATCGTTATAAGAAACACTGTTCATGCGATGGTCATTACAACTCTTTTAATGCCGTCCCGCTCTGCTGCCTCCTCTCTATTGCGCTTGACCCCCCTCTCCCCAGGAGAGGTGAGACCAAGAACTGAAGGACAGTCTCGAGTCGGAAAAGCTCCTCAATCCAAAGCAATCATCTCAGGCTGTGGACGCCTTAGAGGAATTGAcactttctcttcttcctcttaaCGGGTCCCGCCCCGGGAAGTGATGACCTCCCCTCGTTGGCAGAGCTCGAAGCCACTGCTGAAGCCTCAAGGGTTTTCCGGTCATTGGCCACGACAGTAAGAATGGCCTGCTCAAAGATCTCATCAACTCCGCGCATCTCCTTGCTGCTACACTCCATGTACTGCGCACCCATCTTCTTAGCGACAGCCATACCCTGCTCGGTAGTGACTGGCGTAAGTCCTTGGGTCTTGAGCATGTCGATACATGTCTTCTTGTAGCGGAGATCTGACTTGAGTCCGACCAGAACAAGCGGCGTGTATGGGCAGAAGTGCAGAACCTCGGGGTACCACTGCGAAGACATGGTTAGTACTCTACTGACACCCAAGAGGGGGGATTCTTACCTTATCGAGCACATTGTCTATCGAGTTGGGGCAGTCAATGGCAAAGCATACAAAGATGAGGTCGGTCTCGGGGTATGAGAGCGGTCGGAGACGGTCAtattcttcttggcctgcagTATCCCACAATGCAAGTTCCACCGTCTTACCGGTGGGCGGATGGATAGGGTAGGTGATGTAGTTCTCAAAGACGGTCGGCACATATTTCTAGGAGCGGTCAGCATTCGTTTTGAGGCGGACGAGAAAGTGTCGTTTACCTCGGGGAAATATCCTTGGCTGTAACTGATAAGAAGACAAGTCTTGCCGCAGCCACCATCGCCGACAACCACAATCTTCTTGGAGTAGGTGGGAGCCTCTGTGACGTGAGTCGCTGCCGACTCGCGGCCCGTCGACGAGCTCATAGTGGTGCTGACGGTGCCCTCGCTGGAGCGGGTGCGCTGTTGACGTCGGGGCTGCTCGAGGGTGTCGTAGTAAGAGTTGCGATAGTAGGATGATGCCATGCTTGGGCGCAAGGCGGTCACTCAGAGGGTTGGCGGTGGAGATTTGTCTCAGCCGTCAACCTCGTGGCCTGGTCGGCAGAGATTGAAAAACTCGGCCAGGCGATGTGCGTCGTCTCGTCTATGCAGAAAGGCTGCAGAGGCAGGATACAAGAGTAGAATCGGCTGTGTTCGTCGAAGCGATGCGGGGTGGAAGGGAATCGGCCGATGAGATAAACGTGAGATGTAGAGATGTGTATGATAAGGTGATGGATGACCTTTAGACGAGGGCGACTGAGAGGCAAAACAGCTCTTGAGGATCGTGGATGCTCGAGTTGAGTTGGAGATGTGATGTCTGCTGCAAGTTTGGACTGGCTGCGCAGGTCAAACGAGCGGAAGGACTGTGGGAGTCAAGTCTCAAGTGTGGCTTTGTTGCGCCCCAAGTTACCCGAGTAAACATGTTGACGGGGCAACTGCGGAAAGCTGAAGCAGCGCCAAACTTTCCACTAGCATCGGATGTCAGAGTGACGgacgaggagagaagagggtgGAGGCCCGTGCACGTGCCCAACCGAAAAATTTCCCATGTGGCTGGGGCTTATCGCGCCCATGATTCGTCCAGACGCGTTCTCGTAAATGCACTTCTCTCACAAATCCTTCTGCAAggggcttcttctttcttttcctttcaCATCACAACTGCCGCAACATCTCAGGACAACCGTCAGTCAGCATGGACTTTCCAGAGCCCAGCAAGTACATCACCCTCGTctctggtgatggcttcgagTTTGTCGTCCTGCGCAAGGCCGCCCTCGTCAGCCCCATCATCAAAGGCATGCTCGACGTGAGGAGTCAGTTCGCCGAGGCTCAAGATGCCCGGTGCGTCTTCCAGGAGATGAGGTAggtcgatgccatcaacgTGCTGGCCATGTTTGTTCAGCCGCCTCTTCCAACCCCGGTCTTCCCAAGTCCTTGGATGGCCTCAGCCGTGGCCATGGCTTGCTCTGTGGATTGATGACAAAATTCACGACACATTCCTGACAGAACGATTGAGATATTTCTCGGTCGGGCTGGCTGATTGCTCACTACACTTGACCTGACCACAACCGCACCCGGCCTCATCTGCGCTCATCTTTTGCTGGCTGCATGCTGAACTGGAAGAGCAAGACGCTGATGAATGGTGGAATCGCAGCGCCATGGTATTGGACAAGGTCGTCGAGTACTTTCACTACTGGTACCGTTACCGCGACAGCGAGGATGTTCCCGACATGGACATCCCGGTCGAGCTCTGCCTTGAGCTGTTGGCCGCAGCAGATTATCTGGGCCTGGACCAGTATGCAGCCCAGCCGCGCGCATTGCTCCAGTGGGATGCATTGATACTAATTTCGGCTAGGGCAAACATGAGCTTGAAGTGAAGAATTTTCTTCATTTCAGATTCTGCGGGCTGGACTTTTCTACTCTTTTCTTTACTCTACACATCTGCACCTCGCATTGTTGGCCAGGGCTACAATTTCGGAGTTGGGGAGTTGGGTAAGGATACAGATGACTTTGCTACACTGCAGACGAGATTCTGCGGCGCATTCGAGAAGCATCATTGATGCTATTACGAATAATGATGATGAACTCACATTCAAGATATGGTTTGAAGACTCACCCAAGGCAACACAGGCGTGACAACAATCCCATTTCAGCATATGCGTTCTTCTCTTCTGCTCCTCCGTGGGTCGAACGTCTATTAGAGATGGAAGATGGAAGTATCCCTCTCACTCTGCGTGACTCAGTTGACGCATTGAGCTTTCGCTTTTTCTGAAGGGCAACATTTCTTTGACGTGACTCTGATTTTGTCGTAGTTCCGTAATATCTACCTCCATATTGTATCATGGAGGATGTGCCATTCCTTTGATCTCGTAGTGTATAGAGAGTCCAATGCGTACCTATGCCATCTAAATCTGTTCCATTGGTCAATAAAGCCTCTCTACCACTAGCTCTCTCCATTCCTTCCCTCCATCTTGATCTCTAATGTCTAATCAGTTTTGCCGTCAAGCACATGGCATGTAAATTTAGAGGCAATTTCTCTTTTGGAAGGTTGTCTTGGTGTCACGTTGCCAGCGACCGTTCTGCCGTAAGTCGAAGACTTCTCTGCGTGACCGCTAGCTCGCAAGTTCCCAACTCCAATACTTCAGAAAACGCAAAATGGCCGCCAACACATTCGAGACGCAGGGCGTCCGTGTTGCGGTTGAAGGATGCGTGAGTGCTCTTGATGATTCATTTATTGACCGAGATGAAGACTGACCAGCTCCAAGGGCCACGGTACACTCGATGCCATCTACGCCTCTGTCGCCGAGTCGTGCAAGCATCGCGGGTgggatggcgttgatgtcCTCATTATCGGCGGCGACTTTCAGGTATTTTGGCTCTCGATATCAACTCCGGTACTCTCTAGGCACATGCTCACCACTCACCGCAGTCGGTTCGGAATGCTGCAGATTTGAGTATCATGTCTTGTCCTGTCAAGTATCGCCACCTCGGAGACTTTCCCAAGTACTACTCTGGAGAATGCAAAGCTCCTTACCTGACTATATTCATTGCTGGCAACCATGAAGCCAGCTCTCATCTATGGGAGCTCTACTACGGTGGCTGGGTCGCGCCCAACATTTACTATCTCGGCGCCGCCAACGTCTTGCGTCTCGGTCCGCTGCGCATTGCTGGTCTCTCTGGCATTTGGAAGGGCTTTGACTACCGCAAGTCGCACCACGAGCGGCTTCCCTTTAACCAAGACGATGTTAAGTCATGGTACCACGTCCGTGAGTTTGATGTTCGCAAACTACTACAGGTGCGGACGCAGGTGGATGTCGGTCTCAGTCATGACTGGCCGCGCGCTATCGAGAAGCATGGTGACCAGGAGTGGTTGTTCAGGAAGAAGCGGGATTTCCGCCAAGAGTCGAAAGATGGCACCCTCGGAAGTGTTGCCGCAGAGTACGTCATGGACCGCCTACGACCGCCCTACTGGTTCTCTGCCCATCTGCACGTCAAGTTCGGTGCTCTCAAGACCTATGAAGATGCAGAGGTGCCTGCACCAGAGCCAAGCAAGGAACCAACTGCTTCTGAGCCTGTGGCGGCCGCGGAAACGAACCCTGACGAGAtcgacttggacttggacgatgaagatggggaGGAGGCCAAACCAGAGGCGAAgcaggagaccaaggagagTGAACCCAAACAGAAGGAGGTGGCGGAAGAGTCAAATGCGGTATCTGATGCGCTGAGGGCACAACTCCCTGCATCTTTTGCTCGTCCGCAGCCAAAGAAGTCACCAGGCCAACCAGTGCCCCctggcatcaccaacaagcaGGTCCGGTTCCTTGCTCTAGACAAGTGCTTGCCCGGACGACACTTCCTGCAGCTCTGCGAGATTCAGCCCTTCAAATCGGAGACGAGCTCTGAGTATCCTCCGGCTAAGGAATCACCTCGGTATCGACTGCAGTATGACCCAGAATGGCTTGCAATCACTCGCGTCTTTCACGATTCTCTTGTCATTGGAGATCGAAACGCCCAGACACCGCCTGATTTGGGCGAAGAGCAGTACCTACCGCTCATCGAAGCCGAACAAAAATGGGTGGAAGACAACATCGTCAAGCCTGGCAAGCTAGACGTGCCGTACAACTTTGAGGTTACCGCTCCACCATATGTCGCCGGGACCCCAGAAATCGTCGACGAGCAGCCGGAGGAATATACCAGCCCACAAACTGTTGCTTTCTGCGAGCTGCTC
This region includes:
- a CDS encoding GrpE protein-like protein, with the translated sequence MFRQAVTASSRALRAASRAAAAPRPFIQSQFQSAPAFTLRAAQPAVSRWYSDAKESDSAKPAEEVKTETKKEEKSANGEADSVAELKKALEAKEAEARDWKDKCLRTVADFRNLQERTQREVKTARDFAIQKFAKDLVDSVDNLDRALGMVPQEKLNVDEKPEHLQDLANLYEGLKMTEDILMSTLKKHGLERLNPEGDKFNPNEQEATFMAPQPDKEDNTVFFVQQKGFKLNGRVLRAAKVGVVKNN
- a CDS encoding Elongin-C, whose protein sequence is MDFPEPSKYITLVSGDGFEFVVLRKAALVSPIIKGMLDVRSQFAEAQDARCVFQEMSAMVLDKVVEYFHYWYRYRDSEDVPDMDIPVELCLELLAAADYLGLDQANMSLK
- a CDS encoding DBR1 domain-containing protein: MAANTFETQGVRVAVEGCGHGTLDAIYASVAESCKHRGWDGVDVLIIGGDFQSVRNAADLSIMSCPVKYRHLGDFPKYYSGECKAPYLTIFIAGNHEASSHLWELYYGGWVAPNIYYLGAANVLRLGPLRIAGLSGIWKGFDYRKSHHERLPFNQDDVKSWYHVREFDVRKLLQVRTQVDVGLSHDWPRAIEKHGDQEWLFRKKRDFRQESKDGTLGSVAAEYVMDRLRPPYWFSAHLHVKFGALKTYEDAEVPAPEPSKEPTASEPVAAAETNPDEIDLDLDDEDGEEAKPEAKQETKESEPKQKEVAEESNAVSDALRAQLPASFARPQPKKSPGQPVPPGITNKQVRFLALDKCLPGRHFLQLCEIQPFKSETSSEYPPAKESPRYRLQYDPEWLAITRVFHDSLVIGDRNAQTPPDLGEEQYLPLIEAEQKWVEDNIVKPGKLDVPYNFEVTAPPYVAGTPEIVDEQPEEYTSPQTVAFCELLGITNKWNASQEERQERRAQGPAESERRSFGGGRGSGHGRGRGGGRGRGRGRGRGHRGRW